In the genome of Deinococcus fonticola, the window CGTATGGGGCGGTGATTGCTTGTAAATCCACGGTTTCAGGTTCTCTTTCACTCCCCTTCCGGGGTTCTTTTCACCGTTCCCTCACGGTACTATTCGCTATCGGTCACTGGGAATATTTAGCCTTACGCGGTGGTCCGCGTGGATTCAGTCATCGTTTCACGAACAACGACCTACTCAGGTGCTCCGAACGTCATCCAGTCGTTTATCTACGGGACTGTCACCCTCTGTGGTGCCGCTTTCCAGCGGCTTCGACTGGAGTGGATGAATCATTCTGTTGGAGTCCTACAACCCCAGGGAGCAAGCTCCCTGGTTTGGGCTCATCCGGGTTCGCTCGCCGCTACTGACGGAATCGATTTCTCTTTCTGTTCCTGCGGGTACTTAGATGTTTCAGTTCTCCGCGTTCCCTCTCTTTCGAGTACCCGTAAACGGGTGGGTTTCCCCATTCGGACATCCCTGAGTCAATGCGTATCTCCAGCTCGTCAGGGCTTTTCGCAGGTAATCGCGTCCTTCGTCGGTTCCAGTGCCAGGGCATCCACCGTGGATCCTTAGTATCTTGACCTTCTTTCGATTTCATCACGGCAACAACTTTGCTTAGTCGCCGTGTGGTTCGCTCTTCTTGCTCTTTCGCTTCTCGGTTGTCATGCGTCTCGCCTCGTTCGAGGCTCAGAAACTATATGCCCTGCTTCGAGATCTGTCAAGCGCTTCCTCTTGATGACCTTTTGAGATATTGACCACCATTAGGTTTAAGCTGTCGTTGACGTGGTTTTCAGTGTTTCAGATGAGGCAAAAGGATAGGGCGGTGAAGTCATGCAACTTCACCGCCCTATCCTTTTGGTGGATTACCCGCCGAGATAACTGGCGGAAAGTTCCTCGTTGCGGGCAAGTTCGGCGGCGGGGCCGCTCATCTTGACCTGCCCGGTTTCCAATACGTAGGCCTCGTCGCTGATGGCCAGGCTGGCGCGGGCGTTCTGCTCGACCAGAAGTACCGTGAGCCCCTCGTCGCGCAGGTGCTTGACCATCAAGAGAATGTCGCGCACGATCAGCGGAGCAAGCCCCAGACTGGGTTCGTCCAGCAGCAGCAGCTTGGGTTTAGCCATCAGGGCGCGGCCGATAGCGAGCATCTGCTGCTCCCCGCCCGAGAGCGTACCCGCAAGTTGCGCACGGCGTTCCAGCAGGCGCGGAAAGCGGCGGTAGACATCCGCCAGATCCGCTTTCCAGGGTTTGCTGCGGCGGCTGTAGGCGCCGAGCATCAGGTTGTCGGCCACCGTCATGCTGGCGAACAGGTCGCGGCGTTCCGGCACCAGGCAGATACCCTGTTGCACGCGGGTTTCCAGGCTCATGTTCTGGATGTCGTGGCCGCCATACCGGAGCTGCCCCTGCGAAGGCAGCACGCCCATGATCGAGTTCATGAGGGTGGTTTTGCCCGCGCCATTCGCGCCGATCACGCTGACGATGTGGCCCTGCGGTACGGTGATGCTGACGCCGCTGAGGGCTTCCACCCGCCCGTAACGGGTGTGCAGGTCAACGACTTCAAGCAGGTTGGGGGTCATGCGGCGCCCCCTGCAACAGCACTGTCCTCGGTCATGTCGACCCCCAGGTACGCTTCGCGCACGTCCTTGTTCTGGCGAATTTCGGCAGGGGTGCCTTCCGCGAGTTTCTGGCCGTAATTCATCACGACCAGGCGATCCACGAGGTTCATGACCAGATCCATGTCGTGTTCGACGATCAATATGGTCACGCCCTCGTCCCGCAAACGTTTCAGCAGGGCGGACAGTTCCTGCTTCTCGCCGTAGCGCAGGCCGGCGGCGGGTTCATCCAGCAGCAGCAGCGTGGGGTCAGCGACCAGGGCGCGGGCCACCTCCAGAATGCGCTGCTGACCCAGCGCCAGGTTCCCAGCCAGTTCGAACGCCTGATCGCCCAGCCCCACACGCTCCAGTTGCTTCAGGGCCTCGTGTTGTAGGGCCGCTTCCTCAGCCCGTTCCAGGTGCAGCATGCTCTGGAACAACCCGGCTTTGGCGCGGGCGTAGCCGCCCATCATGGTGTTTTCCAGCAGGGTCAGATCCGGCAGCAGGTGAACGTGCTGGAAGGTGCGGGCCATCCCCAGGCGGTGAATGGTGCCGGCATCGGCCTGCCCGATCTCCTTGCCGCCAAAGGTAATTTGCCCGGAAGTGGCGGGGTTCACGCCGGTTACCAGGTTGAACATGGTGCTCTTGCCCGCACCGTTCGGCCCGATCAGGCCCAGGATTTCTCCGGCGTGCAGATCGAAGGACACGTCGTTCACCGCCTTCAGGCCACCGAACTGCTTCAGAGCGTTGCGGACGCTGAGCAAAGGCGTGCCGGGCGCG includes:
- a CDS encoding ABC transporter ATP-binding protein, whose product is MTPNLLEVVDLHTRYGRVEALSGVSITVPQGHIVSVIGANGAGKTTLMNSIMGVLPSQGQLRYGGHDIQNMSLETRVQQGICLVPERRDLFASMTVADNLMLGAYSRRSKPWKADLADVYRRFPRLLERRAQLAGTLSGGEQQMLAIGRALMAKPKLLLLDEPSLGLAPLIVRDILLMVKHLRDEGLTVLLVEQNARASLAISDEAYVLETGQVKMSGPAAELARNEELSASYLGG